The following are encoded together in the Acidobacteriota bacterium genome:
- a CDS encoding transporter substrate-binding domain-containing protein — translation MRTASIRRGTAVLVAALLLPAALACRGAGDERLRWVDWANETHRQVVVDREPGQYLGHPTTVLLSDQRSILTVYPKGHGAGPVVMKRSGDGGLSWSQRQPTPASWATSMETPTVFPVDLADGRRRLIMFSGLYPVRMARSDDEGETWTELEPIGHFGGVVAMSSVERLRSLDGELMALFHDDGRFFRRPTSRYERIPGFEPEFKVYKTVSLDDGLTWLEPEVIARHPEAHLCEPGLIRSPDGREIAVLLRENSRRFNSFVIFSPDEGRTWSRPIELPASLTGDRHVGRYTPDGRLFITFRDQEPASPWRGDWVGWLGRYEDLRRGAREPWAGQARVRLMDNRYAADTAYPGLELLPDGTFVTTTYGHFTPGEEPWIASVRFAVAELDEASSAAPAGVPPKPVLRVGTSGDYPPFSTVGDVATDGSASRSGFAVEVAERLARDLGYDLEFVPFAWPDLGSAVAANGFDVAMGGVTWRPGRAAAGWMSRAVASGGPCVVSAEDAPSPLTRVAVNRGGILEPWTRDRFGNGATRIVAVDDNLSLPGRLERGEVDAFVTDSFEVEHFGREDWRRRCEAPVDRKVFWVAPGSADDLGPAIDRWIQRNEGWLEGRREEWFGRGQGRDELDHLLDLVARRLAFMPPIAVWKAARGVPVEDPERERIVLEAAERTAAEFGLDPAPVREWFALQIDLAKAVQGRTAPPAPTLELDAMRPALIRLGERQVRALRAMAAGPVREPAPEDLEVLASYLSGVETERVRAGLARLLAGLQR, via the coding sequence GTGAGGACGGCTTCCATCCGGCGCGGGACCGCCGTCCTCGTCGCGGCGCTTCTGCTGCCGGCGGCGCTGGCATGCCGGGGCGCCGGCGACGAGCGGCTCCGTTGGGTCGACTGGGCGAACGAAACCCATCGTCAGGTCGTCGTCGACCGGGAGCCGGGCCAGTACCTCGGCCATCCGACGACGGTGCTCCTCTCCGACCAGCGCTCGATCCTGACCGTCTATCCGAAGGGCCACGGGGCCGGTCCGGTCGTCATGAAGCGCAGCGGCGACGGCGGACTCAGCTGGAGCCAGCGGCAGCCGACGCCGGCGAGCTGGGCGACGTCGATGGAGACGCCGACCGTCTTTCCGGTCGACCTCGCGGACGGCCGGCGGCGGCTCATCATGTTCTCGGGGCTCTACCCGGTGCGGATGGCTCGCTCGGACGACGAGGGCGAGACCTGGACCGAACTCGAGCCGATCGGTCACTTCGGCGGCGTCGTCGCCATGTCGTCGGTCGAGCGCCTGCGCAGCCTGGATGGCGAACTGATGGCGCTGTTCCACGACGACGGACGCTTCTTTCGCCGGCCGACGTCCCGCTACGAGCGAATCCCCGGTTTCGAACCGGAGTTCAAGGTCTACAAGACGGTCTCGCTCGACGACGGTCTCACCTGGTTGGAGCCGGAAGTGATCGCCCGGCATCCCGAGGCGCACCTCTGCGAGCCGGGGCTGATCCGTTCGCCGGACGGCCGGGAGATCGCCGTGCTGCTCAGGGAGAACAGCCGCCGGTTCAACTCCTTCGTCATCTTCTCGCCCGACGAGGGCCGTACCTGGAGCCGGCCGATCGAACTGCCGGCTTCGCTCACCGGTGACCGGCACGTCGGCCGCTATACGCCGGACGGCCGCCTGTTCATCACGTTCCGCGATCAGGAGCCGGCCAGCCCGTGGCGCGGCGACTGGGTCGGGTGGCTGGGCCGCTACGAGGATCTACGCCGGGGTGCCCGCGAACCCTGGGCGGGCCAGGCGCGGGTGCGTCTGATGGACAACAGGTACGCCGCTGACACGGCGTACCCGGGCCTCGAGCTGTTGCCGGACGGCACCTTCGTGACGACGACCTACGGTCACTTCACGCCGGGGGAGGAACCCTGGATCGCGTCCGTACGTTTCGCGGTGGCGGAACTGGACGAGGCCTCATCAGCGGCGCCGGCAGGCGTGCCTCCGAAGCCCGTGCTCCGGGTGGGGACCAGCGGCGACTATCCGCCGTTCTCGACCGTCGGGGACGTGGCGACCGATGGTTCCGCGAGTCGCAGCGGCTTCGCCGTCGAGGTTGCTGAGCGCCTCGCGCGGGACCTCGGCTACGACCTGGAGTTCGTCCCCTTCGCCTGGCCGGACCTGGGGAGCGCGGTCGCGGCGAACGGCTTCGACGTGGCGATGGGCGGCGTGACCTGGCGGCCAGGCCGCGCCGCTGCCGGATGGATGAGCCGGGCGGTCGCATCCGGCGGGCCGTGCGTCGTCTCGGCGGAGGACGCGCCTTCGCCGCTTACCCGCGTGGCGGTGAATCGCGGCGGCATCCTGGAGCCCTGGACGCGGGACCGCTTCGGCAACGGCGCCACCCGGATCGTCGCCGTGGACGACAACCTGTCTCTACCCGGCCGCCTGGAACGCGGCGAGGTCGACGCCTTCGTCACCGATTCGTTCGAGGTCGAGCACTTCGGCCGCGAAGACTGGCGGCGTCGCTGCGAAGCTCCGGTCGACCGGAAGGTCTTCTGGGTCGCTCCCGGGAGCGCGGACGACCTCGGACCCGCGATCGACCGCTGGATCCAGCGCAACGAAGGCTGGCTGGAAGGTCGGCGCGAGGAGTGGTTCGGCCGCGGCCAGGGCCGCGACGAACTGGACCATCTGCTCGATCTCGTGGCCCGTCGGCTCGCCTTCATGCCGCCGATAGCGGTCTGGAAGGCGGCGCGCGGCGTGCCGGTCGAGGATCCGGAACGCGAACGGATCGTGCTGGAGGCGGCCGAGCGGACGGCGGCGGAGTTCGGGCTCGACCCGGCGCCGGTACGCGAGTGGTTCGCGCTCCAGATCGACCTGGCGAAGGCGGTGCAGGGCCGGACCGCGCCGCCGGCGCCGACACTGGAACTGGACGCGATGCGGCCGGCCCTGATCCGCCTCGGCGAGCGCCAGGTGCGGGCTCTGCGGGCGATGGCCGCCGGACCGGTCCGAGAGCCCGCCCCCGAAGACCTCGAGGTCCTCGCGTCGTATCTGAGCGGCGTGGAGACGGAGAGAGTGCGCGCCGGACTGGCGCGGCTTCTGGCGGGGCTGCAGCGCTAG
- a CDS encoding DNA alkylation repair protein, producing MHELRPPPVGRKLILELRRELKAAGDPERAKGQQAYMKSEMPFWGVKTPELRKIGRAAFQRHPLDGFEEWRSTVLDLWRTAGRREERHAAIDLSGYRAYQPIRTMKALPVFEEMIASGAWWDYVDAVASHRLRELVERYPRTMARRMKVWSRCPDMWKRRASMICQLGRKGSMDLDLLYATIGENLLESRFGGEFFIRKAIGWALRDLAWHDPEEVRRFVRAHEERLSPLSRREALKNLDRALAREKRRSPRARQRARGCHVGTEP from the coding sequence ATGCATGAACTGCGGCCCCCGCCGGTGGGCCGGAAGCTGATTCTGGAACTGCGGCGCGAGTTGAAGGCCGCCGGAGACCCCGAGCGGGCGAAGGGGCAGCAGGCCTACATGAAGTCGGAGATGCCCTTCTGGGGCGTGAAGACGCCCGAGCTGAGGAAGATCGGCCGCGCAGCTTTCCAGCGCCATCCGCTGGACGGCTTCGAGGAGTGGCGCTCGACGGTTCTGGACCTCTGGCGCACGGCCGGCCGCCGCGAGGAACGGCACGCCGCGATCGACCTGAGCGGTTACCGCGCTTACCAGCCCATCCGCACGATGAAGGCTCTGCCTGTCTTCGAAGAGATGATCGCTTCCGGCGCCTGGTGGGACTACGTCGACGCGGTGGCGAGCCACCGGCTGCGAGAACTCGTCGAGCGCTATCCGAGGACGATGGCGAGGCGGATGAAGGTCTGGAGCCGGTGTCCGGACATGTGGAAGCGGCGCGCGTCGATGATCTGTCAGCTCGGCCGCAAGGGCTCGATGGATCTGGACCTTCTGTACGCGACGATCGGCGAGAACCTGCTGGAGTCGCGCTTCGGCGGCGAGTTCTTCATTCGCAAGGCGATCGGCTGGGCGCTGCGCGACCTGGCCTGGCACGATCCGGAGGAGGTGCGGCGGTTCGTGCGTGCGCACGAGGAGCGGCTGAGCCCGTTGAGTCGGCGGGAGGCGCTGAAGAACCTGGATCGCGCGCTGGCGCGCGAGAAACGTCGCAGTCCCCGCGCCCGTCAGCGGGCGCGGGGATGTCACGTGGGGACGGAGCCGTGA
- a CDS encoding phenylalanine 4-monooxygenase, which produces MSAVEAPPVPVASGDLTTGRADFIERAQTRGDLFVEQPYDLYSEANQETWRRLYRALAGKWEQHAHPRFLDGVARLGLDPDRIPRLEDVNRFLEPLSGFRARAVSGYVPAYLFFDCLRRREFPTTITVRDGDRLDYLPEPDIFHDLAGHVPMHTDPAFADVLVRFGDAARAAALRAGDGDCRSVAGVSRVEGALRALARFFWFTIEFGLMRRPVGAGLCAYGSGLLSSAGEIGYALESPRVQRVPFQLEWVVNQGFEIDSRQPLLFVVDSFRHLEREVRRLERWLGEGRLDNVASGEPAVSREDLRSFLDAGFQ; this is translated from the coding sequence GTGAGCGCGGTCGAGGCTCCGCCGGTCCCGGTCGCCAGCGGGGACCTGACGACCGGCCGGGCCGACTTCATCGAGCGCGCGCAGACTCGGGGCGACCTGTTCGTCGAGCAGCCCTACGATCTCTACAGCGAGGCGAACCAGGAGACCTGGAGGCGGCTGTACCGGGCGCTTGCCGGGAAGTGGGAGCAGCATGCCCACCCGCGCTTCCTGGACGGCGTGGCGCGTCTGGGCCTGGATCCGGATCGCATCCCGAGGCTCGAGGACGTCAACCGCTTTCTCGAGCCGCTGAGCGGGTTCAGGGCGCGGGCGGTCAGCGGCTACGTGCCGGCCTACCTGTTCTTCGACTGTCTGCGCCGCCGGGAGTTCCCGACGACGATTACTGTCCGCGACGGCGACCGGCTCGACTACCTTCCCGAGCCGGACATCTTCCACGACCTGGCCGGGCACGTGCCGATGCACACGGACCCGGCCTTCGCCGACGTGCTGGTCCGCTTCGGAGACGCGGCGCGGGCGGCGGCACTGCGTGCCGGGGACGGCGATTGCCGGAGCGTCGCCGGAGTTTCCAGGGTCGAAGGGGCGCTCAGGGCACTGGCGCGGTTCTTCTGGTTCACGATCGAGTTCGGCCTGATGCGCCGTCCGGTCGGCGCGGGACTCTGCGCCTATGGCAGCGGCCTCCTGAGTTCGGCGGGCGAGATCGGATACGCGCTCGAGTCTCCCAGGGTGCAGCGCGTGCCCTTCCAGCTCGAATGGGTCGTGAACCAGGGTTTCGAGATCGACTCGCGGCAGCCGCTGCTGTTCGTCGTCGACAGCTTCCGTCACCTGGAGCGCGAGGTGCGCCGGCTGGAGCGCTGGCTCGGCGAGGGTCGCCTGGACAACGTGGCCTCCGGCGAGCCGGCGGTCAGCCGGGAGGACCTGCGCTCCTTCCTGGACGCCGGGTTTCAGTAG
- a CDS encoding Lrp/AsnC family transcriptional regulator: protein MDSKSNHQSTESQRSVGRPLDATDYAILELLQEDSNRTDADIARRVELSASGLKKRLRKLEDRGVIQRQVTLLDRNAVNLGLLCFVQVFLTHHQADAVRRFSQVISELPEVLECHFLTGEHDYLLKIVARDYRHLEHILADELAAIPGVDRLLTSIVLNEIKRTTALPLESRTPTAEAQEGRERR, encoded by the coding sequence ATGGACTCCAAGAGCAACCACCAGAGCACCGAGTCGCAGCGCTCGGTCGGCCGCCCCCTCGACGCCACGGACTACGCGATCCTCGAGTTGCTGCAAGAGGACTCGAACCGCACCGATGCCGACATCGCCCGGCGGGTCGAACTCTCCGCCTCGGGCCTGAAGAAGCGCCTCCGGAAACTCGAAGACCGCGGCGTGATCCAGCGTCAGGTCACCCTGCTGGACCGCAACGCCGTGAATCTCGGTTTGCTCTGCTTCGTTCAGGTCTTCCTCACGCACCACCAGGCGGACGCGGTGCGCCGCTTCAGCCAGGTGATCAGCGAGCTCCCCGAAGTGCTCGAGTGCCACTTCCTGACCGGCGAGCACGACTACCTGCTGAAGATCGTGGCCCGCGACTACCGGCACCTCGAGCACATCCTGGCGGACGAACTCGCCGCCATCCCCGGCGTCGACCGCCTGCTCACCAGCATCGTGCTGAACGAGATCAAGCGCACGACCGCACTGCCGCTCGAGTCCCGAACCCCGACCGCGGAAGCGCAAGAAGGACGCGAGCGCCGATGA
- the hppD gene encoding 4-hydroxyphenylpyruvate dioxygenase codes for MSLGVAETTGTGYLAASALAEEDFCPILGFDHLELYVGNAKQSAAWYCHAFGFECTAVRGLETGERECASYLVEQGDIRLLLTSGLHSSHQAARSVRRHGDSVAVIALSVPDADAAFSAAVARGAEVAAVPATAADTHGRLRHASIRLYGDCVLQFIDRRGYGGVFGPGFRAAPVIPGAAAGRGCGLVAIDHLVANVELGRMNDWAAFFSQVLGFSQLVHFDDEAISTEYSALMSKVMQDGTGAIKFPINEPAEGRKKSQIEEFLEFHEGPGVQHIACRTNDILGTVTRLRENGVEFLHVPVSYYEDLEQRVGTIDEPIDRLAELGILADRDEDGYLLQIFTKPVEDRPTLFYEIIERHGATGFGAGNFKSLFVALEREQAARGNL; via the coding sequence ATGAGTTTGGGAGTAGCGGAGACAACAGGGACGGGGTATCTGGCGGCGAGCGCCCTCGCGGAAGAGGACTTCTGCCCGATTCTCGGCTTCGATCACCTGGAGCTTTACGTCGGCAACGCGAAGCAGTCGGCCGCCTGGTACTGCCACGCCTTTGGATTCGAGTGCACCGCGGTTCGCGGTCTGGAGACCGGAGAACGGGAGTGCGCGTCCTACCTCGTCGAACAGGGGGACATCCGCCTCCTCTTGACCAGCGGTCTCCATTCCTCGCATCAGGCCGCGCGCTCGGTGCGGCGGCACGGCGACTCGGTCGCGGTCATCGCGCTGTCCGTGCCGGACGCGGACGCGGCGTTCAGCGCCGCCGTGGCGCGTGGTGCCGAGGTGGCCGCGGTCCCGGCGACGGCCGCAGACACTCACGGCCGGCTCCGGCACGCGTCGATCCGTCTCTACGGCGACTGCGTCCTTCAGTTCATCGATCGCCGGGGCTACGGAGGCGTCTTCGGTCCCGGCTTCCGGGCGGCGCCCGTGATCCCCGGCGCCGCCGCCGGCCGCGGCTGCGGCCTGGTCGCGATCGACCACCTGGTGGCCAACGTCGAGCTCGGACGGATGAACGACTGGGCGGCCTTCTTCTCGCAAGTGCTCGGCTTCAGCCAGCTCGTCCACTTCGACGACGAGGCGATCTCGACCGAGTACTCGGCGCTCATGTCGAAGGTCATGCAGGACGGCACGGGCGCGATCAAGTTCCCGATCAACGAGCCGGCCGAGGGCCGGAAGAAGTCGCAGATCGAGGAGTTTCTCGAGTTCCATGAAGGGCCGGGCGTGCAGCACATCGCCTGCCGGACGAACGACATTCTCGGCACCGTCACGCGCCTGCGCGAGAACGGCGTCGAGTTCCTGCACGTGCCGGTCTCCTACTACGAGGACCTGGAGCAGCGGGTCGGGACGATTGACGAGCCCATCGATCGCCTGGCGGAACTCGGCATCCTCGCCGACCGCGACGAAGACGGCTACCTGCTGCAGATCTTCACCAAGCCGGTCGAGGACCGTCCCACGCTGTTCTACGAGATCATCGAGCGGCACGGCGCCACCGGCTTCGGCGCGGGGAACTTCAAGAGCCTGTTCGTCGCGCTGGAGCGGGAGCAGGCGGCGAGGGGGAACCTGTGA
- a CDS encoding PLP-dependent aminotransferase family protein, whose amino-acid sequence MAHLLAPWLRGRERSLLRRLVNQGARRDVMSLAGGLPAVNLFPAETYGAKLCELLADPCSVQYGPPSGALKEQVALLMQRRGVPCRPEEILITAGAQQALQVAVEALVATGECVALERFVYTGIREALAPHSPRLLTLPSSLDDGLDVEALERYLLAGERPRLVYVIPDAHNPLGVSLTREKRERLVVLAEDYDFAIVEDDPYGLLCCDGEFEQPLAALDSERVIHVGTFSKILAPALRLGWMRLPRPLVDTFAAVKEAGDLECSRLTMLAVGRLLAELDVERHLELLRSTYRSRRDALLEELADRLPDGCAFSAPAGGMFVWVELPPGTDGERLLERALDEHGVAFVPSAAFADVHDLDAPANAVRLSFSTLEPESLRRAVAKFAACL is encoded by the coding sequence ATGGCGCACCTGCTGGCGCCCTGGCTGCGCGGCCGCGAACGTTCCCTGCTGCGTCGCTTGGTGAACCAGGGTGCTCGCCGCGACGTGATGTCGCTGGCCGGCGGCCTGCCGGCGGTGAACCTGTTTCCGGCCGAAACGTACGGCGCGAAGCTGTGCGAGCTTCTGGCCGACCCGTGCTCCGTGCAGTACGGGCCGCCAAGCGGGGCGCTGAAGGAGCAGGTCGCTCTCCTGATGCAGCGGCGCGGCGTTCCGTGTCGCCCGGAGGAGATTCTGATCACGGCGGGCGCCCAGCAGGCGTTGCAGGTCGCGGTGGAGGCGCTGGTGGCAACGGGTGAATGCGTCGCACTCGAGCGCTTCGTCTACACCGGCATCCGCGAAGCGCTCGCGCCGCATTCGCCGCGGCTTCTCACGCTGCCCAGCAGCTTGGACGACGGGCTCGACGTGGAGGCCCTGGAGCGGTATCTGCTGGCCGGGGAACGGCCGCGTCTCGTATACGTGATTCCGGACGCCCACAACCCGCTCGGGGTGAGCTTGACCCGGGAGAAACGTGAGCGGCTCGTCGTTCTGGCCGAGGACTACGACTTCGCGATCGTCGAGGACGATCCGTATGGCCTGCTGTGCTGCGACGGGGAGTTCGAGCAGCCGCTCGCGGCTCTCGACTCGGAGCGGGTCATTCACGTCGGCACGTTCTCGAAGATCCTGGCGCCGGCTCTGCGCTTGGGGTGGATGCGCCTGCCGCGGCCGCTGGTCGACACGTTCGCGGCCGTCAAGGAGGCGGGTGACCTCGAGTGCTCCAGGCTGACCATGCTTGCCGTCGGCCGTCTGCTTGCCGAGCTCGACGTTGAACGCCACCTCGAGTTGTTGAGGTCCACCTACCGGAGCCGCCGGGACGCCTTGCTCGAAGAGCTGGCGGATCGCCTCCCGGACGGCTGCGCTTTCTCAGCACCGGCCGGCGGCATGTTCGTCTGGGTCGAATTGCCCCCGGGGACGGATGGAGAGCGACTGCTCGAGCGGGCCCTGGACGAGCACGGAGTGGCCTTCGTGCCCTCAGCGGCGTTTGCCGATGTCCACGACCTGGACGCGCCGGCCAATGCGGTCCGACTGAGTTTCTCGACGCTGGAGCCGGAATCGCTGCGTCGAGCCGTAGCGAAGTTCGCGGCCTGTCTCTGA
- a CDS encoding isocitrate/isopropylmalate family dehydrogenase, whose product MKYAVTLLPGDGIGPEVSKAMVRAVDFVTGGRIEWEPVVAGSTAVDQGLSPLPDEAIDSIRRNRIAIKGPLQTPVAGGWRSVNVLLRQSLDLFACVRPVRSMPGNTLARYQDVDQIIVRENTEGLYSGREHEVVDGVVEALRIVTRDASRRIMQFAFEYARSHGRKKLTIVHKASITPLSDNLFLDCARECARRYPFFQVDYLPLDNLALELATDPTRFDMLVMGNLDGDLMSDLCAGLVGGLGVVPGANYGDGCAVFEAVHGTAPDIAGRDLANPIALILSAELMLRYVGESDAADHLRAGVERLLVGGKSLTRDLGGSANTSELTDALLHELEGVALEREAGR is encoded by the coding sequence TTGAAGTACGCGGTCACTCTCCTCCCGGGAGACGGAATCGGCCCCGAGGTCAGCAAGGCGATGGTGCGCGCGGTCGACTTCGTCACCGGCGGCCGGATCGAATGGGAACCGGTCGTGGCCGGCAGCACGGCGGTCGACCAGGGACTGTCGCCGCTCCCCGACGAGGCGATCGACTCCATCCGCCGCAACCGGATCGCCATCAAGGGGCCGCTCCAGACGCCCGTAGCGGGCGGCTGGCGCAGCGTCAACGTCCTCCTCCGGCAGTCCCTCGACCTGTTCGCCTGCGTCCGGCCCGTGCGCTCGATGCCGGGCAACACGCTGGCCCGCTACCAGGATGTCGACCAGATCATCGTCCGCGAGAACACGGAGGGGCTCTACAGCGGCCGCGAGCACGAGGTCGTCGACGGCGTGGTCGAGGCGCTCAGGATCGTCACCCGGGACGCCTCGCGCCGCATCATGCAGTTCGCTTTCGAGTACGCCCGCAGCCACGGCCGGAAGAAGCTGACCATCGTGCACAAGGCGTCCATCACGCCGCTGTCGGACAACCTGTTCCTGGACTGCGCCCGCGAGTGCGCGCGGCGCTACCCCTTCTTCCAGGTCGACTACCTGCCGCTGGACAACCTCGCGCTCGAGCTCGCCACGGACCCCACCCGCTTCGACATGCTGGTCATGGGCAACCTCGACGGGGATCTGATGAGCGACCTCTGCGCGGGTCTGGTCGGAGGCCTCGGCGTCGTTCCGGGAGCGAACTACGGCGATGGTTGCGCCGTCTTCGAGGCCGTTCACGGCACCGCCCCCGATATCGCCGGCCGCGACCTTGCCAACCCGATCGCCCTCATCCTGTCGGCGGAGCTGATGCTCCGGTACGTCGGCGAATCCGACGCCGCGGATCACCTCCGCGCCGGCGTCGAGCGACTGCTCGTCGGCGGGAAGTCCCTGACCCGCGACCTGGGGGGCTCGGCCAACACGTCCGAGCTCACGGACGCCCTTCTCCACGAACTCGAGGGCGTTGCCCTGGAGCGGGAGGCCGGCCGATGA
- a CDS encoding acetolactate synthase large subunit codes for MNGAQAMLRTAANAGVEVCFANPGTSEIHLVAALDEIPGVRGVLAQFEGVATGAADGYGRMTGKPALTLVHLGPGFANGFANLHNARRGRTPLVNVIGHHPTWHRNYDPPLNTEVESLVRAVSDWQRTAASAEHISRDMADAISAARRHPGQIATLIVPTDCQWNEAYGPIVEPTPPPAALVGPEAVDRARIATLKGERTMLMLGSSGFTEAAQREAARVQAKTDCRLAAETFCGRMERGPHLPPLPRVPYFPEPAVDFFRGVDTVVLAGALDPVAFFGYEGGVSRLIPESTDVVVLSHPTEDSGHALSELAGALGAKEEPPARTVERPPTPTGSIGVRVAAQAIAATLPEQAIVMDEGITAGAGFYPATMNAPAHTYLQENGGAIGMGLPASLGAAIACPDRKVLNLEGDGSGLYTIQALWSQVREGVDVVNLVFANDVYRILQVELHRAGVEELGPQSVNLTDLSGPRVEWLDLARGFGMPAVQVRTGEELTEALERGFAEPGPCLIEAMVDDAA; via the coding sequence ATGAACGGCGCCCAGGCCATGCTCCGGACCGCCGCAAACGCCGGCGTCGAAGTCTGTTTCGCGAATCCGGGCACCTCGGAGATCCACCTCGTCGCCGCGCTCGACGAGATTCCCGGCGTCCGCGGCGTGCTAGCCCAGTTCGAGGGAGTGGCCACCGGCGCAGCCGACGGCTACGGCCGGATGACCGGCAAACCCGCCCTGACTCTCGTCCACCTCGGACCGGGCTTCGCGAACGGATTCGCGAACCTCCACAACGCCCGCCGCGGACGCACTCCCCTCGTCAACGTGATCGGCCACCACCCGACCTGGCACCGGAACTACGACCCGCCGCTCAACACCGAGGTCGAGAGTCTGGTCCGGGCAGTGTCCGACTGGCAGCGCACCGCGGCCTCGGCCGAACACATCTCCCGCGACATGGCGGACGCGATCTCGGCGGCCCGCCGTCATCCCGGCCAGATCGCCACCCTGATCGTGCCCACCGATTGCCAGTGGAACGAGGCATACGGTCCGATCGTCGAACCAACTCCCCCGCCCGCCGCGCTTGTAGGCCCCGAAGCGGTCGATCGAGCCCGCATCGCCACTCTGAAAGGTGAGCGAACGATGCTGATGCTCGGCAGCTCCGGCTTCACGGAAGCCGCCCAGCGCGAGGCGGCCAGGGTGCAGGCGAAGACGGACTGCCGCCTCGCCGCCGAGACCTTCTGTGGACGCATGGAGCGCGGTCCGCATCTGCCACCGCTGCCGCGCGTCCCCTACTTCCCCGAACCGGCGGTCGACTTCTTTCGCGGCGTTGACACCGTGGTCCTGGCCGGCGCGCTCGACCCCGTCGCCTTCTTCGGCTACGAGGGCGGCGTCAGCCGGTTGATCCCGGAGTCCACGGACGTCGTCGTCCTCAGCCACCCGACGGAGGACAGCGGCCACGCCCTCAGCGAGCTCGCTGGCGCGCTCGGCGCGAAGGAGGAACCTCCGGCCCGGACGGTCGAGAGGCCACCGACGCCCACAGGGTCCATCGGCGTCCGGGTCGCGGCCCAGGCAATCGCCGCTACCCTGCCCGAGCAGGCGATCGTGATGGACGAGGGGATCACCGCCGGCGCCGGCTTCTATCCGGCGACGATGAACGCGCCGGCCCACACCTACCTCCAGGAGAACGGCGGCGCCATCGGCATGGGCCTGCCGGCTTCCCTCGGCGCCGCCATCGCCTGTCCGGACCGCAAGGTCCTGAACCTCGAGGGCGACGGCAGCGGCCTCTACACGATCCAGGCGCTGTGGAGCCAGGTCCGCGAGGGCGTCGACGTCGTGAACCTGGTATTCGCGAACGACGTCTACCGCATCCTCCAGGTGGAGCTCCACCGCGCCGGGGTCGAAGAGCTCGGGCCACAGAGCGTCAACCTGACCGACCTCTCCGGCCCCCGCGTCGAGTGGCTCGACCTGGCCCGCGGCTTCGGCATGCCGGCCGTTCAGGTGCGGACCGGCGAGGAACTGACGGAGGCGCTCGAACGCGGCTTCGCGGAACCGGGCCCCTGCCTGATCGAGGCGATGGTCGACGACGCGGCTTGA
- a CDS encoding isocitrate/isopropylmalate family dehydrogenase: MTANGNAGSGADRNTARPRVALIVGTSGIGAETAPPVLEILESAGARFDFVRVDVPTAVRRNTETVLGEAAEAIRDCRVALKTRLIGPGPDAVRVGPGPQNPNVALRQMLGLWASVRPVRSMPGLPTRYPDLDVLLIREITESVYRGIEHEIVDGVVESMKVVSRDACRRIADYAFRIARRHDRKRITVIHKANIMKQSDGLFLDTVRSVAAGYTDIEVDDCIVDAACMRMVLNPYDFDVMLMDNLYGDILSNLGAGLAGGISTGHAINVGDDCHVFEAVHGDAPHLIGTGQANLLPLLTPATALLRHFDRHDDAARIDQAVTAVLEEGRSLTPDLGGQSSTWQMARAIIAAMN, from the coding sequence ATGACCGCGAACGGCAACGCCGGTTCGGGGGCGGATCGGAACACGGCGCGGCCCAGGGTGGCCCTGATCGTCGGCACGAGCGGCATCGGCGCCGAGACCGCGCCGCCGGTACTCGAGATCCTCGAGTCCGCGGGCGCCCGTTTCGATTTCGTCCGCGTCGATGTGCCGACCGCAGTGCGACGGAACACGGAAACCGTTCTCGGTGAAGCCGCCGAGGCGATCCGCGACTGCCGGGTGGCACTCAAGACACGGCTCATCGGTCCTGGCCCCGACGCCGTGCGGGTCGGACCCGGGCCGCAGAACCCGAACGTCGCGCTCCGGCAGATGCTGGGACTCTGGGCCAGCGTGCGCCCGGTCCGGTCGATGCCGGGTCTCCCCACCCGCTATCCCGACCTGGACGTGCTGCTGATCCGCGAGATCACCGAGAGCGTCTACCGCGGCATCGAGCACGAGATCGTCGACGGCGTGGTCGAGAGCATGAAGGTGGTCAGCCGCGACGCCTGCCGCCGGATCGCCGACTACGCCTTCCGCATCGCCAGGCGGCACGACCGCAAGAGGATCACCGTGATCCACAAGGCGAACATCATGAAGCAGAGCGACGGCCTGTTCCTGGACACGGTCCGCTCCGTCGCCGCCGGGTACACCGACATCGAGGTCGACGACTGCATCGTCGACGCGGCCTGCATGCGCATGGTGCTCAACCCGTACGACTTCGACGTCATGCTGATGGACAACCTCTACGGCGACATCCTGAGCAACCTCGGCGCAGGCCTCGCGGGCGGCATCTCCACCGGCCACGCGATCAACGTCGGCGACGACTGCCACGTCTTCGAGGCGGTCCACGGCGACGCCCCCCATCTGATCGGCACCGGCCAGGCGAACCTGCTGCCGCTGTTGACGCCGGCCACCGCCCTGCTGCGGCATTTCGACCGCCACGACGACGCGGCCCGGATCGATCAGGCCGTGACCGCGGTCCTCGAGGAAGGCCGCAGTCTGACGCCCGATCTGGGCGGGCAGTCGTCGACCTGGCAGATGGCGCGCGCCATCATCGCGGCGATGAACTAG